One region of Myxococcus xanthus genomic DNA includes:
- the yihA gene encoding ribosome biogenesis GTP-binding protein YihA/YsxC has protein sequence MIKVLDARFVTTAVEPKGYPTDHTAEVAFVGRSNVGKSSMINALTGRRKLVRVSNTPGRTRTLNFFDVDLERGGVRHQIRLADLPGYGFAKASKADKAQWEKMITTYLEKRHRLEAVVSIVDVEVGPTPDDLTTLDYLQAHNRRVLVVATKVDRLTKARLKPRLVELSKLMDLPLEVILPFSSTEKLGVDEVWGALLDTFGKSARV, from the coding sequence GTGATCAAGGTCCTCGACGCACGCTTCGTCACCACCGCCGTGGAGCCCAAGGGCTACCCGACGGACCACACGGCGGAGGTGGCCTTCGTCGGCCGCTCCAACGTGGGCAAATCCTCCATGATCAACGCGCTCACCGGCCGCAGGAAGCTGGTGCGCGTGTCCAACACGCCGGGGCGCACCCGGACGTTGAACTTCTTCGACGTGGACCTGGAGCGCGGCGGCGTGCGCCACCAGATCCGCCTGGCCGACCTGCCGGGCTACGGCTTCGCCAAGGCCAGCAAGGCGGACAAGGCCCAGTGGGAGAAGATGATCACCACCTACCTGGAGAAGCGGCACCGCCTGGAGGCCGTGGTCAGCATCGTGGACGTGGAGGTGGGCCCCACGCCGGACGACCTCACCACGCTCGACTATCTCCAGGCGCACAACCGCCGGGTGCTGGTGGTGGCCACCAAGGTGGACCGGCTCACCAAGGCCAGGCTCAAGCCTCGGCTGGTGGAGCTCTCCAAGCTGATGGACCTGCCGCTGGAGGTCATCCTCCCTTTCTCCTCCACGGAGAAGCTGGGCGTGGATGAGGTCTGGGGCGCGCTGCTCGACACCTTCGGCAAGTCCGCCCGCGTCTGA
- a CDS encoding Smr/MutS family protein gives MSQQRNGPKKKEAAFSNNPFKSAIQVMKDQEKKEAQEKAAAEVAKRKAAAPPPRATKAPKVREEDDASLFFSAMDGVQQLTHRGEAPAPNPRLPAIIDENAEALAQLSELVAGQGDFDFTGTDECIEGASPGIDRNLMRALRRGDFAIQGQLDLHGKTQSEARDALERFLGDSRRAKKRCVLVVHGRGLNSKDQIPVLKERLKGWLSEKRIGRMVLAFATARPQDGGTGAVYVLLRR, from the coding sequence ATGAGTCAGCAGCGCAACGGCCCCAAGAAGAAGGAAGCGGCTTTCAGCAACAACCCCTTCAAGTCCGCCATCCAGGTGATGAAGGACCAGGAGAAGAAGGAGGCGCAGGAGAAGGCCGCGGCGGAGGTCGCGAAGCGCAAGGCCGCGGCGCCCCCGCCCCGGGCCACGAAGGCGCCCAAGGTCCGCGAGGAGGACGATGCCTCCCTTTTCTTCTCCGCCATGGACGGTGTGCAGCAGCTCACCCACCGGGGCGAAGCGCCCGCGCCCAACCCGCGCCTGCCTGCAATCATCGATGAAAACGCGGAGGCGCTCGCGCAGCTCTCCGAGCTGGTCGCCGGCCAGGGCGACTTCGACTTCACCGGCACGGATGAGTGCATCGAAGGAGCGAGCCCCGGCATCGACCGGAACCTGATGCGCGCGCTGCGCCGGGGCGACTTCGCCATCCAGGGACAGCTGGACCTGCACGGGAAGACACAGAGCGAGGCGCGCGACGCGCTGGAACGCTTCCTGGGTGACAGCCGCCGCGCGAAGAAGCGCTGCGTGCTCGTCGTGCACGGTCGCGGTTTGAACTCCAAGGACCAGATTCCCGTGCTGAAGGAGCGGCTCAAGGGATGGCTGTCCGAGAAGCGGATTGGCCGGATGGTGCTGGCGTTCGCTACCGCACGGCCTCAGGACGGAGGCACCGGCGCGGTGTACGTGCTGCTCCGGCGGTAG
- a CDS encoding quinone-dependent dihydroorotate dehydrogenase, which produces MYGLTRSLLFQLSAERAHRLGMAGLHYLGRSRDLCESLREKALEGAPPGLAVEVAGLRFAHPVALAAGLDKDAEAVDGLFACGFSAVEIGTLTPRPQPGNPSPRLFRLPEHRALINRMGFNNHGATQAAARLRMQTWRPGPLGVNIGKNKDTPLEQAVDDYVACVDALAPLGDYVVVNASSPNTPGLRKLQEPEQLGQLLGAVQERLATVAPGKPLFLKIAPDLSPEAVDEVVDVARAQKLAGLIATNTTVARPFEHPLAKEAGGLSGAPVREPANAVIRRAWLRSGGALPIIGVGGVFTAQDVYEKLRAGASVVQVYTGFIYEGPGMVGNILPTLATLLARDGYKQVRDVIGAEHRKPGAPN; this is translated from the coding sequence ATGTACGGACTCACCCGCTCGCTCCTCTTCCAGCTCTCCGCGGAGCGCGCGCACCGGCTCGGCATGGCGGGGCTCCACTACCTGGGCCGCTCACGGGACTTGTGCGAGTCCCTGCGCGAGAAGGCCCTGGAGGGCGCCCCGCCCGGCCTGGCCGTCGAGGTGGCCGGGCTGCGCTTCGCCCACCCCGTGGCGCTGGCCGCCGGCCTGGACAAGGACGCGGAGGCGGTGGACGGCCTCTTCGCCTGCGGCTTCTCCGCAGTGGAGATTGGCACCCTCACGCCCAGGCCCCAGCCCGGCAACCCCAGCCCTCGCCTGTTCCGCCTGCCGGAGCACCGCGCGCTCATCAACCGCATGGGCTTCAACAACCACGGCGCCACCCAGGCCGCCGCGCGGCTGCGGATGCAGACGTGGCGTCCGGGCCCGCTGGGGGTGAACATCGGCAAGAACAAGGACACGCCGCTGGAGCAGGCGGTGGATGACTACGTGGCCTGCGTGGACGCGCTGGCGCCCCTGGGCGACTACGTGGTGGTCAACGCCTCGTCCCCCAACACGCCGGGCCTGCGCAAGCTCCAGGAGCCCGAGCAGTTGGGGCAGCTCCTGGGCGCGGTGCAGGAGCGCCTGGCCACCGTGGCCCCGGGTAAGCCGCTGTTCCTCAAGATTGCCCCGGATCTGTCCCCCGAGGCAGTGGACGAGGTGGTGGATGTCGCGCGGGCCCAGAAGCTCGCCGGCCTCATCGCCACCAACACCACCGTGGCCCGGCCCTTCGAGCATCCCCTGGCGAAGGAAGCCGGCGGCCTGTCCGGCGCGCCCGTCCGCGAGCCCGCCAACGCCGTCATCCGCCGCGCCTGGCTGCGCAGCGGGGGCGCGCTGCCCATCATCGGCGTGGGGGGTGTCTTCACCGCCCAGGACGTCTACGAAAAGCTGCGCGCGGGCGCGTCGGTGGTGCAGGTGTACACGGGCTTCATCTACGAGGGCCCGGGCATGGTGGGAAACATCCTCCCCACCCTGGCCACCCTGCTCGCCCGCGACGGCTACAAGCAGGTCCGCGACGTCATCGGCGCCGAGCACCGGAAGCCGGGCGCACCCAACTGA
- a CDS encoding SDR family oxidoreductase: MSETRKKATAGTYFITGYPGFIGKRLVEHIAREDPKGHIYALVQPKSFKEAQQHAARVKGAKVELLTGDVVDMHLGLSGEEYQRLCERVTDIFHLAAVAQLGVAKETAWRVNVDGTRNMLELARDCGKLTRFNYFSTCYVSGDRLGVIAEDELDRGQGFRNAYEETKFQAERLVQRAAATVPITVFRPSSVVGDSRTGEIDRFEGPYYLGILLVTSPLVVPLPLPGNGVAPLNVVPVDYVVEAVWRLSKDPRAQGNTFHLVDPNPMSARRVYELIAEKSNKKLPRFNLSARAADVMLRLPLLEKLARPQRAAISYVNHLAIYNCHNTLELLDGTGVRCPPLSSYLDQLVAYVRDQYRKRREGSDEYDPLDQGTAPDAERP; encoded by the coding sequence ATGAGCGAGACGCGCAAGAAGGCCACGGCCGGAACGTACTTCATCACCGGCTACCCGGGATTCATCGGCAAGCGGCTGGTGGAACACATCGCCCGCGAGGACCCGAAGGGGCACATCTACGCGCTGGTGCAGCCCAAGTCGTTCAAGGAAGCGCAGCAGCACGCCGCCCGCGTGAAGGGCGCCAAGGTGGAGCTGCTCACCGGCGATGTGGTGGACATGCACCTGGGCCTGTCGGGCGAGGAGTACCAGCGCCTGTGCGAGCGGGTGACGGACATCTTCCACCTGGCGGCGGTGGCCCAGTTGGGCGTGGCCAAGGAGACGGCCTGGCGGGTGAACGTGGACGGCACCCGCAACATGCTGGAGCTGGCTCGGGACTGCGGGAAGCTCACGCGCTTCAACTACTTCTCCACCTGCTACGTGTCCGGCGACCGCCTGGGCGTCATCGCCGAGGACGAGCTGGACCGGGGCCAGGGCTTCCGCAACGCCTACGAGGAGACGAAGTTCCAGGCGGAGCGGCTGGTGCAGCGCGCGGCTGCCACCGTGCCCATCACCGTCTTCCGTCCGTCCAGCGTGGTGGGCGACTCCCGCACGGGGGAGATCGACCGCTTCGAGGGGCCCTACTACCTGGGCATCCTCCTGGTCACCTCGCCGCTGGTGGTGCCCCTGCCCCTGCCGGGCAATGGCGTGGCGCCGCTCAACGTGGTGCCGGTGGACTACGTGGTGGAGGCGGTGTGGCGCCTGTCGAAGGACCCGCGCGCCCAGGGCAACACCTTCCACCTGGTGGACCCCAACCCGATGAGCGCGCGCCGCGTGTACGAGCTCATCGCGGAGAAGTCGAACAAGAAGCTGCCGCGCTTCAACCTCTCCGCGCGCGCGGCGGACGTCATGCTGCGGCTGCCGCTGCTGGAGAAGCTGGCCCGCCCCCAGCGCGCCGCCATCAGCTACGTCAACCACCTGGCCATCTACAACTGCCACAACACGCTGGAGCTGCTGGACGGCACCGGCGTGCGGTGCCCTCCCCTATCATCCTATCTGGATCAGCTCGTGGCCTACGTGCGGGACCAGTACCGCAAGCGCCGTGAGGGCTCGGACGAATACGACCCGTTGGATCAGGGCACGGCACCCGACGCGGAGCGTCCCTGA
- a CDS encoding TerB family tellurite resistance protein yields MGAGTVLGAMLGLMAGLLVGSPWAIVLLLIAGGFAGRYYDAQHALPPEDPEALSGFSHAPYASAHDATSEAALVPREEEPYEQFASDLCAVFVEVAHADGEVRRDEVRVVRRYFQTTLGYGPEALEVVRSHLKVFLAHPPDLDAAVSACHAQLPSAERHRLLDTLYELALADGGMQRSEREVLRRVAEGLGISEADEQAIIALHLGAGDEHYAALGLMPDATDVEVKRAFRQLAAEHHPDKSAHLGRQAAEQAARRFQQIRDAYEEIRRLRGL; encoded by the coding sequence ATGGGCGCAGGAACAGTTCTGGGAGCAATGCTGGGGTTGATGGCGGGGCTGCTCGTGGGCAGCCCCTGGGCCATTGTCCTGCTGCTCATCGCGGGCGGCTTCGCGGGGCGCTACTACGACGCCCAGCACGCCCTACCGCCCGAAGACCCGGAGGCGCTGTCCGGCTTCTCCCACGCCCCCTACGCTTCCGCCCATGACGCCACGTCGGAGGCGGCGCTCGTGCCTCGCGAGGAGGAGCCCTACGAGCAGTTCGCCAGTGACTTGTGCGCCGTGTTCGTCGAGGTGGCCCACGCGGATGGCGAGGTCCGCCGCGACGAGGTACGCGTGGTGCGGCGCTACTTCCAGACGACCCTGGGCTACGGCCCCGAGGCCCTGGAGGTCGTCCGGAGCCACCTCAAGGTCTTCCTGGCCCACCCGCCCGACCTGGACGCGGCCGTCAGCGCCTGCCATGCCCAGCTCCCCTCGGCCGAGCGGCACCGGCTGCTGGACACGCTCTACGAGCTGGCGCTGGCCGACGGAGGAATGCAGCGCTCCGAACGGGAGGTCCTGCGCCGCGTCGCCGAGGGCCTGGGCATCTCCGAAGCGGACGAGCAGGCCATCATCGCCCTGCACCTGGGCGCCGGGGATGAACACTACGCCGCGCTGGGCCTGATGCCGGACGCCACCGACGTCGAGGTGAAGCGAGCCTTCCGGCAGCTCGCCGCGGAGCACCACCCCGACAAATCCGCCCACCTCGGCCGTCAGGCCGCCGAGCAGGCCGCCCGTCGCTTCCAGCAGATTCGCGACGCCTACGAAGAGATTCGGCGCCTGCGCGGGCTGTAG
- the coaE gene encoding dephospho-CoA kinase (Dephospho-CoA kinase (CoaE) performs the final step in coenzyme A biosynthesis.), with amino-acid sequence MHVFGLTGGIASGKSTVTRILRELGAEVLDADVIAREVVEPGTPGLAAVAARFPGVVGSDGRLDRVRLGARVFGDPAERAALNDITHPLVRQAFMDKLQALEERGVARVIYDVPLLIESGMHTWMEAVAVVWVPRAMQKARLMSRDGLDSDAADARLAAQLPLDDKRAHATWVIDNSGDLASTRAQVEAMWRAMLARG; translated from the coding sequence GTGCACGTCTTCGGACTGACGGGAGGCATCGCCTCCGGCAAGAGCACCGTGACGCGCATCCTGCGGGAGCTGGGCGCGGAGGTGCTGGACGCGGACGTGATTGCCCGCGAGGTGGTGGAACCGGGCACGCCCGGGCTGGCCGCGGTGGCGGCGCGCTTCCCCGGCGTGGTGGGCTCGGACGGCCGGCTGGACCGGGTGAGGCTGGGCGCACGCGTCTTCGGGGACCCCGCAGAGCGCGCCGCGCTCAATGACATCACCCACCCGCTGGTGCGTCAGGCCTTCATGGACAAGCTCCAGGCGCTGGAGGAACGGGGCGTGGCGCGCGTCATCTACGACGTGCCCCTGCTCATCGAAAGCGGCATGCACACCTGGATGGAGGCCGTGGCGGTGGTGTGGGTGCCCCGCGCAATGCAGAAGGCCCGGCTGATGTCGCGCGACGGGCTGGACTCCGACGCCGCCGACGCCCGGCTGGCTGCCCAGCTTCCCCTGGACGACAAGCGCGCCCATGCCACCTGGGTCATCGACAACAGTGGGGACCTGGCCTCCACCCGCGCCCAGGTTGAAGCGATGTGGCGCGCCATGCTCGCGCGCGGCTGA
- the exoJ gene encoding spore coat polysaccharide polymerase ExoJ, which yields MVLGEQGQRRDVWAFYALTAFAAVMYSVPGEWIPALAPLRLALVTSGLAAGLMVIRRLGRAEPLYLDGSRGLALIAFSTLAVASVGWSVIPEVTTATGVELLKLTAIYITFINVITTGRRLAVVCGAMVLASVVTSIGAINWYLVGEDLVEGFRARWVGVYADPNHMAMNLALVVPLAVAFVARKSSGWLWRLACLTAAILAVAAIVVSHSRGGFIGLSAAMAVWAIREKRRIQAIVVGSLFVMGLLVFAPQSFWQRNETVAEFHEDASAMGRVYAWQVASRISLDKPLLGVGAGGFRYAWPMYAPPEARRAYVAHNIFLDVIGELGWVGLLFFMVFTGGAAGGAFEASRDKEVGWLARALSASVVGYLVCDLFSGYILSAHLYVLFGLAAAAHRVARASEALDRQWGPAPSEPVVATWEGSGHAA from the coding sequence ATGGTGCTGGGAGAGCAGGGGCAGCGCCGTGACGTGTGGGCCTTCTATGCGCTGACCGCTTTCGCGGCGGTCATGTACTCGGTGCCGGGCGAGTGGATCCCGGCGCTCGCACCGCTGCGCCTCGCGTTGGTGACGTCGGGGCTGGCGGCGGGACTCATGGTGATACGCCGGCTGGGGCGGGCGGAGCCGCTGTACCTGGACGGCTCGCGCGGTCTGGCGCTGATCGCCTTCTCCACGTTGGCGGTGGCGTCCGTCGGGTGGTCCGTGATTCCGGAGGTGACGACCGCCACGGGCGTCGAGCTGCTGAAGCTGACGGCCATCTACATCACCTTCATTAACGTCATCACCACCGGCCGCCGGCTGGCGGTGGTGTGCGGGGCCATGGTGCTGGCGTCGGTGGTGACGTCCATTGGCGCCATCAACTGGTACCTGGTGGGTGAGGACCTGGTGGAAGGCTTCCGCGCGCGCTGGGTGGGCGTCTACGCGGACCCGAACCACATGGCCATGAACCTGGCGCTGGTGGTGCCGCTGGCGGTGGCCTTCGTGGCCCGCAAGAGCAGCGGCTGGCTGTGGCGTCTGGCGTGTTTGACGGCGGCCATCCTGGCGGTGGCGGCCATTGTCGTCTCGCACTCGCGCGGCGGCTTCATCGGTCTCTCCGCGGCCATGGCGGTGTGGGCCATCCGCGAGAAGCGCCGCATCCAGGCCATTGTCGTGGGCTCGCTCTTCGTGATGGGCCTGCTCGTCTTCGCGCCGCAGAGCTTCTGGCAGCGCAACGAGACGGTGGCCGAGTTCCACGAGGACGCGTCCGCCATGGGCCGCGTCTACGCGTGGCAGGTGGCCAGCCGCATCAGCCTGGACAAGCCGCTGCTGGGCGTGGGGGCGGGTGGCTTCCGCTACGCGTGGCCCATGTACGCGCCCCCCGAGGCGCGCCGGGCGTACGTGGCCCACAACATCTTCCTGGACGTCATCGGCGAGCTGGGCTGGGTGGGCCTGTTGTTCTTCATGGTGTTCACGGGTGGTGCCGCGGGCGGCGCCTTCGAGGCGTCGCGGGACAAGGAAGTGGGGTGGCTGGCGCGAGCCTTGTCCGCGTCAGTCGTGGGCTACCTCGTGTGTGACTTGTTCTCTGGCTACATCCTGTCCGCGCACTTGTACGTGCTCTTCGGCCTGGCGGCGGCGGCGCACCGGGTGGCGCGCGCGTCCGAGGCGTTGGACAGGCAATGGGGTCCGGCTCCGAGCGAGCCGGTGGTGGCGACGTGGGAGGGGTCCGGACATGCGGCGTGA
- a CDS encoding cytochrome c family protein: protein MRVPGIRILSLLVLAAAGAAGGADFVGPDSCKGCHPEAYDAWMQSKHARAESSLTDQQKKDGRCLSCHSPEQVTQATVNVTCETCHGGGQYYSPEYVMKDSELARLVGLVDPSEKQCRSCHDASSPSLRPFDFKESLKAIDHWSAERARRAADPSAKK from the coding sequence ATGCGCGTTCCTGGCATCAGGATCCTCTCCCTTCTCGTGCTGGCCGCCGCTGGGGCGGCCGGGGGCGCCGACTTCGTAGGCCCGGATAGCTGCAAGGGTTGCCACCCCGAGGCCTACGACGCCTGGATGCAGTCGAAGCACGCCCGGGCGGAGAGTTCGCTCACCGACCAGCAGAAGAAGGACGGGCGCTGCCTGTCCTGCCACTCGCCGGAGCAGGTCACCCAGGCGACGGTGAATGTCACCTGTGAGACATGCCACGGCGGTGGGCAGTACTACTCGCCCGAGTACGTGATGAAGGACTCGGAGCTGGCGCGCCTGGTGGGCCTGGTGGACCCCTCTGAGAAGCAGTGCCGCTCCTGCCACGACGCTTCCTCGCCCTCCCTCCGGCCGTTCGACTTCAAGGAGTCGCTCAAGGCCATCGACCACTGGTCCGCCGAGCGCGCCCGCCGCGCCGCGGATCCGTCGGCCAAGAAATGA
- a CDS encoding DUF6178 family protein: MGFCSRAGGRCGRDRAVSENGKGNGSDTQLAPRELRQRLMRLSPRQRVDALLDVAEARALVRSMPAEDLYVTIQELGLADSTELVQLASPGQFRAFVDLAGWRRDALDSHAVLTWLRAARGGVEDTGEFLRKLHTLDLEVLEIILREFIEVHDLEENPDVNPPGVTMETPEGRYLVEIKVEGVEMSAVRSLLNDLIAENPFEAVRLLEAVRWEIPSELEEAAYQFRRGRLQDMGFPSLEEAVSLFSRVDVAPAPVAATRPGLAPTTGHVDYLEAAFRGLTMVEAVNAEDELREVASAALVADLADPGDLDAIRRASETVRDYLSLALEHLTGADLERATDVLRDTPLRRIFQTGFSLTLQLKFRADRLAKAPGALVEGVLMVLPEEAAAISALRQKRPRRALRVEGAEPVAFRSRRELAATEALLARAEAQVQVFRGVLGGTDDSTREALARFGVPLETLGQERLLAAVVAMAVLEERADARPVPLGRVVELGQRLFEGAPEAPRLRASAAERAQKGLEPAVAPEAHAELRRLVMLTLSRLLEELGTPWLQDGRLEPVASAVLPMESSPVP, from the coding sequence GTGGGGTTCTGCTCCCGGGCCGGGGGGCGCTGTGGTAGGGACCGCGCCGTGTCCGAAAACGGCAAGGGAAATGGAAGCGACACGCAGCTGGCTCCCCGGGAGCTGCGTCAGCGGTTGATGAGGTTGTCCCCGCGTCAGCGGGTGGACGCCCTCCTGGATGTCGCGGAGGCCCGCGCGCTGGTGCGCTCGATGCCCGCCGAGGACCTCTACGTCACCATCCAGGAGCTGGGGCTCGCGGATTCGACGGAGCTGGTGCAGCTCGCCTCGCCCGGCCAGTTCCGCGCCTTCGTGGACCTGGCCGGCTGGCGGCGGGACGCGCTGGACTCGCACGCCGTCCTCACCTGGCTGCGCGCCGCGCGGGGCGGGGTGGAGGACACGGGGGAGTTCCTGCGCAAGCTGCACACGCTGGACCTGGAAGTGCTCGAAATCATCCTGCGCGAGTTCATCGAGGTGCACGACCTGGAAGAGAACCCGGACGTCAACCCTCCGGGCGTGACGATGGAGACCCCGGAGGGGCGTTACCTCGTCGAAATCAAGGTGGAGGGCGTGGAGATGTCCGCCGTCCGCTCGCTCCTCAACGACCTCATCGCGGAGAACCCCTTCGAGGCCGTGCGCCTGCTGGAGGCCGTGCGCTGGGAGATTCCCAGTGAGCTGGAGGAGGCGGCGTACCAGTTCCGACGCGGCCGGCTCCAGGACATGGGCTTCCCGTCCCTGGAGGAGGCGGTGTCCCTGTTCAGCCGCGTGGACGTGGCGCCCGCTCCCGTGGCCGCCACGCGCCCGGGGCTGGCGCCCACCACGGGCCACGTGGACTACCTGGAGGCGGCCTTCCGCGGCCTGACGATGGTGGAGGCGGTGAACGCGGAGGACGAACTGCGCGAGGTGGCCAGCGCCGCGCTGGTGGCGGACCTGGCGGACCCGGGGGATTTGGACGCCATCCGCCGCGCGAGCGAGACGGTGCGGGACTACCTGTCCCTGGCGCTCGAGCACCTGACGGGCGCGGACCTGGAGCGCGCCACGGACGTGCTGCGCGACACGCCGCTGCGGCGCATCTTCCAGACGGGCTTCTCGCTCACGCTCCAGCTCAAGTTTCGCGCGGACCGGCTGGCCAAGGCGCCTGGCGCCCTGGTGGAGGGCGTGCTGATGGTGCTCCCGGAGGAGGCGGCCGCCATCTCCGCGCTGCGCCAGAAGCGGCCCCGGCGGGCGCTTCGCGTGGAAGGCGCGGAGCCGGTGGCGTTCCGCTCCCGGCGCGAGCTGGCCGCCACCGAGGCGCTGCTGGCCCGCGCGGAGGCCCAGGTGCAGGTGTTCCGCGGCGTGCTGGGCGGCACCGACGATTCCACGCGCGAGGCCCTGGCTCGCTTCGGCGTGCCCCTGGAGACGCTGGGCCAGGAGCGCTTGCTGGCCGCGGTGGTGGCCATGGCGGTGCTGGAGGAGCGCGCGGACGCGCGCCCGGTTCCGCTGGGGCGGGTGGTGGAACTGGGCCAGCGCCTCTTCGAAGGTGCCCCGGAAGCGCCGCGCCTGCGCGCCTCCGCTGCCGAGCGCGCCCAGAAGGGCCTGGAGCCGGCGGTGGCGCCGGAGGCGCATGCGGAGCTGCGCCGTCTGGTGATGCTGACCCTGTCGCGGCTGTTGGAGGAGCTGGGCACGCCCTGGCTCCAGGACGGGCGGCTGGAGCCGGTGGCCTCGGCGGTTCTTCCGATGGAGAGCAGCCCCGTCCCGTAG
- a CDS encoding adenosine deaminase, protein MARDLIDLHIHVGGAVAPHILWSIAHQQGFKLPVKNYFDFVELITSRPGKVGSLDDYLKILHTWTEKIQSSPSAIERSVYEVIGKEYRGSRVTQMELRFNPMKRNLNSELDLDHIIHAALRGMDRAVLEYGVKMGLIFCLAREFDHRLNSIIVDKAIKYRTRGVYGIDLAGTETNAMELKPEVVTQYEELFSRARRAGLKCTVHTGETRGTGAEGVMAVVEKLQPHRIGHGIRAAYDEHAMKVLRERDLVLELCPTSNLHTKAVEGVEELRHIVRTFWDRKVKFTINTDGPYLLETDMRREIDIIEQNGILTPEQVDQTLAWAREASFIPA, encoded by the coding sequence ATGGCACGCGATCTGATCGACCTGCATATCCACGTGGGTGGCGCTGTGGCGCCCCACATCCTCTGGTCCATCGCCCACCAGCAGGGCTTCAAGCTCCCGGTGAAGAACTACTTCGACTTCGTGGAGCTCATCACCTCCCGTCCGGGCAAGGTGGGAAGCCTGGACGACTACCTGAAAATCCTCCACACCTGGACGGAGAAGATCCAGTCGTCCCCCAGCGCGATTGAGCGCTCCGTCTACGAGGTCATCGGCAAGGAGTACCGCGGCAGCCGCGTGACGCAGATGGAGCTGCGCTTCAACCCGATGAAGCGCAACCTGAACTCCGAGCTGGACCTGGACCACATCATCCACGCCGCGCTGCGCGGCATGGACCGCGCGGTGCTGGAGTACGGCGTGAAGATGGGCCTCATCTTCTGCCTGGCCCGCGAGTTCGACCACCGGCTCAACAGCATCATCGTGGACAAGGCCATCAAGTACCGCACGCGCGGCGTGTACGGCATCGACCTGGCCGGCACGGAGACGAACGCCATGGAGCTGAAGCCGGAGGTCGTCACCCAGTACGAAGAGCTCTTCTCGCGGGCGCGCCGCGCCGGGCTCAAGTGCACGGTGCACACCGGCGAGACGCGCGGCACCGGCGCCGAGGGTGTCATGGCCGTGGTGGAGAAGCTCCAGCCGCACCGCATCGGCCACGGCATCCGCGCCGCCTACGACGAGCACGCGATGAAGGTGCTTCGCGAGCGCGACCTCGTCCTGGAGCTGTGCCCCACGTCCAACCTGCACACCAAGGCCGTGGAGGGCGTGGAGGAGCTGCGCCACATCGTCCGCACCTTCTGGGACCGCAAGGTGAAGTTCACCATCAACACCGACGGCCCCTACCTGCTGGAGACGGACATGCGGCGGGAGATCGACATCATCGAACAGAACGGCATCCTCACGCCCGAGCAGGTGGATCAGACGCTCGCCTGGGCCCGTGAGGCCTCGTTCATCCCCGCTTGA
- the exoK gene encoding spore coat polysaccharide biosynthesis glycosyltransferase ExoK, which produces MRREEARMGQEPLRLVQFTRSFHIGGTEVQVLELLRGLPASYRLQVSVLDDSGPLIAAVWKLGHAPAAFPLKGSVVQPNTAYQVYRMARWLKANRVELVHVHDFYSTMVAVPAAKLAGTKVIVGRLDLAHWQGRARRAVQSRLCRMADHVIGNAEAIRHQLITEEGLPASRVSVIHNGLDLPRFESRRREGLRGPLPDTGAAPVVVHVANMNHPVKRQEDLLLALAQLRHSGITLHAFLVGDGPRRPGLEKLAGELGVSDTVHFLRHRTDVPAIYARATFGVLCSTAEGMSNAVMEGMAAGLPMVVTRVGGNTDLVRDGERGLVVDPERPAQLAQAFRQLLANPEKARSMGHAARDFVARELSLEKMVRRHDALYQRIARGADA; this is translated from the coding sequence ATGCGGCGTGAGGAGGCGCGGATGGGGCAGGAGCCCCTCCGTCTGGTTCAGTTCACCCGGTCTTTCCACATTGGAGGGACCGAAGTGCAGGTGCTGGAGCTGCTGCGGGGACTGCCCGCCAGCTACCGGTTGCAGGTGTCCGTGCTGGATGATTCGGGGCCGCTGATTGCCGCGGTGTGGAAGCTGGGCCACGCACCCGCGGCCTTCCCGCTCAAGGGCTCCGTGGTGCAGCCGAACACGGCGTATCAGGTGTACCGCATGGCACGCTGGCTCAAGGCGAACCGCGTGGAGCTGGTGCACGTGCATGACTTCTACTCCACGATGGTGGCCGTGCCGGCGGCGAAGCTCGCGGGCACGAAGGTCATCGTGGGCCGGTTGGACCTGGCGCACTGGCAGGGGCGTGCGCGGCGCGCGGTGCAGTCGCGGCTGTGCCGCATGGCGGACCATGTGATTGGCAACGCGGAGGCCATCCGCCACCAGCTCATCACCGAGGAGGGCCTGCCGGCCTCGCGCGTGTCCGTCATCCACAACGGCCTGGACTTGCCGCGCTTCGAGTCCCGCAGGCGCGAAGGGCTGCGCGGGCCGCTCCCCGACACGGGGGCCGCGCCGGTGGTGGTCCACGTGGCCAACATGAATCACCCGGTGAAGCGGCAGGAGGACCTGCTGCTCGCGCTGGCCCAATTGCGCCATTCCGGCATCACGCTGCACGCCTTCCTGGTGGGAGATGGTCCGCGCCGGCCGGGCCTGGAGAAGCTGGCCGGTGAGCTGGGCGTGTCCGATACCGTGCACTTCCTACGGCACCGCACGGACGTGCCCGCCATCTACGCCCGGGCGACCTTCGGCGTCCTCTGCTCCACCGCGGAGGGCATGTCCAACGCGGTGATGGAGGGCATGGCCGCGGGGCTTCCCATGGTGGTGACCCGAGTGGGTGGCAACACCGACCTGGTCCGCGATGGCGAACGCGGCCTCGTGGTGGACCCCGAGCGTCCCGCTCAGTTGGCCCAGGCCTTCCGTCAGCTTCTCGCGAATCCCGAGAAGGCGAGAAGCATGGGGCATGCGGCGCGGGACTTCGTGGCGCGCGAGCTCTCCCTGGAGAAGATGGTCCGGCGCCATGACGCGCTGTATCAGCGGATTGCCCGGGGCGCGGACGCCTGA